In Kineococcus endophyticus, the following proteins share a genomic window:
- a CDS encoding RNA polymerase sigma factor gives MHLNYDDDNVATFDAFAAAVMPRLRHIAYAWCHDWHHSDDVVQDTMERLYAAWPRVHRGGQEYAYARTTLIRRLISENRRAWRRHESLTLDDVPAARQRTAPDAAGHALERLDALDLLRHLPVRQRAVAILRFLEDVPVSDVADLLQCSEGTVKSQAHHARRFLHQHLTDPHTPDGAWR, from the coding sequence GTGCACCTCAACTACGACGACGACAACGTGGCAACGTTCGACGCCTTCGCGGCCGCTGTCATGCCCCGACTACGCCACATCGCCTATGCCTGGTGTCACGACTGGCACCACAGCGACGACGTCGTCCAAGACACCATGGAACGCCTCTACGCTGCCTGGCCCCGTGTCCACCGCGGCGGCCAGGAGTACGCCTACGCCCGCACCACCCTGATCCGACGGCTCATCTCCGAGAACCGCCGCGCCTGGCGACGCCACGAAAGCCTCACCCTCGACGACGTCCCCGCAGCCCGACAGCGCACCGCACCCGACGCAGCCGGCCACGCGCTGGAACGTCTGGACGCCTTGGATCTGCTGCGGCACCTCCCCGTCCGCCAGCGCGCCGTGGCCATCCTGCGTTTCCTGGAGGACGTCCCGGTCAGCGACGTCGCCGACCTACTGCAGTGCTCCGAAGGCACCGTCAAGAGCCAGGCCCACCATGCCCGCCGCTTCCTGCACCAGCACCTCACCGACCCGCACACCCCAGATGGAGCCTGGCGATGA
- a CDS encoding nucleotidyltransferase family protein has product MDDQARFLDLVLTNPVNRILLQRAPQLGLDEWWLTAGAVFQTVWNALEERDPGAGINDYDLFYFDPADLSYEAEDAVIQRASHLFADLDVTVEVRNEARVHLWYEEHFGVPAAPFTSATDAIDHFASTTCCFGVTTAEDQLLVYAPHGYSDLFSMRLRPNPVLAPREVYETKAQRWAQQWPHLVVEPWP; this is encoded by the coding sequence GTGGACGATCAAGCCCGCTTTCTCGACCTCGTGCTGACCAACCCGGTCAACCGCATCCTGCTGCAGCGAGCACCTCAGCTCGGGCTCGACGAGTGGTGGCTGACCGCCGGGGCGGTCTTCCAGACCGTCTGGAACGCCCTGGAGGAACGGGATCCAGGTGCGGGCATCAACGACTACGACCTCTTCTACTTCGACCCCGCCGACCTGTCCTACGAGGCGGAAGACGCCGTCATCCAACGCGCGAGCCACCTGTTCGCGGACCTCGACGTCACTGTCGAGGTCCGCAACGAAGCACGCGTGCACCTCTGGTACGAGGAACACTTCGGCGTCCCCGCCGCACCCTTCACCAGCGCCACCGACGCCATCGACCACTTCGCCTCGACGACCTGCTGCTTCGGCGTCACCACCGCCGAGGATCAGCTGCTTGTCTACGCGCCGCACGGCTACAGCGACCTGTTCTCCATGCGCCTGCGACCGAACCCGGTCCTGGCACCCCGGGAGGTCTACGAGACCAAGGCCCAGCGGTGGGCCCAGCAGTGGCCTCATCTGGTCGTGGAGCCCTGGCCATGA
- a CDS encoding alpha/beta fold hydrolase — protein MQRLHVHHQDVTLSYLDSGGSGPVVVLLHGLAGSAQEMVATATALSDGYRVLALDQRGHGHSTRRPGDVSRRAYVDDAAALIDTVVGDGPVSLVGQSMGAHTALLLAAWHPRLVQRLVLLEGGVGGGEDSSQQLGDWFASWPMPFPSRQAAVAHHDATPIAQAWAQDLQERDGGFWPRFDADVMQAAIAAVAEVARWAEWEQVQAPTLLVQAERSYLDAAEIERMLQLRPGTGHVVVPDAGHDVHLDQPQAWARLLRRYLDTGHVPSGDQSPHAG, from the coding sequence GTGCAGCGCCTACACGTCCACCACCAGGACGTGACCTTGTCGTACTTGGACTCCGGCGGTTCTGGACCCGTGGTGGTGCTGCTGCACGGCCTGGCCGGCAGCGCGCAGGAGATGGTGGCCACCGCGACCGCGCTCAGTGACGGCTACCGGGTGCTGGCCTTAGACCAGCGCGGCCACGGACACAGCACCCGCCGCCCGGGTGACGTCTCCCGCCGCGCCTACGTCGACGATGCTGCCGCTCTGATCGATACCGTCGTCGGCGACGGCCCCGTCTCGTTGGTGGGGCAGTCGATGGGAGCTCACACCGCACTGTTGCTCGCCGCGTGGCATCCCCGCCTCGTGCAGCGTCTGGTGCTGCTGGAAGGCGGGGTCGGTGGCGGGGAAGACTCCTCTCAGCAGCTGGGGGACTGGTTCGCTTCCTGGCCGATGCCGTTCCCCTCCCGGCAGGCGGCGGTGGCCCACCACGACGCGACGCCGATCGCTCAGGCCTGGGCGCAGGACCTGCAGGAGCGAGACGGCGGGTTCTGGCCTCGCTTCGATGCTGACGTGATGCAGGCGGCCATCGCGGCGGTGGCTGAGGTCGCGCGCTGGGCGGAGTGGGAGCAGGTGCAGGCACCGACCCTGCTGGTGCAGGCGGAGCGTAGCTACCTCGACGCCGCGGAAATCGAACGGATGCTCCAGTTGCGACCGGGCACCGGCCACGTCGTCGTGCCTGACGCAGGTCACGACGTCCACCTCGATCAGCCCCAGGCTTGGGCTCGACTCCTGCGCCGGTACCTCGACACCGGCCACGTGCCTTCCGGGGATCAGTCGCCACATGCCGGCTAA
- a CDS encoding M23 family metallopeptidase yields MVEPAAVAALLAKEAARRAAVAAWKRRGGVAAAIGAVLVAAPMAFMAPVAVMGGADTQNVSACTPLGNGGVGLGVPQGKAITAANLTQDQSDNARVVVTVGQRAGVPVQGLVVAIATTLQESGLRNIDYGDRDSLGLFQQRPSTGWGTPGQVTDPVLASEAFYGVAAHTNNPGLLDIKGWQSMSVTQAAQAVQRSGFPTAYAKWEDEARIIVASVGGSSSTVNPDTGATVPGTSDALTAACNPSGGSQSGVEVGAGGWVAPLPTPFVITSGFGPRRSPTAGASSVHAGIDFGVPIGTPVFAAAEGTVIRAGAASGYGIAVYLQHADGVITRYGHLSRTTVSVGDTVTAGQQIALSGNTGVSTGAHLHFEVRPGDVPTNPVPWMASKGVTL; encoded by the coding sequence ATGGTCGAACCCGCCGCCGTCGCCGCCCTGCTGGCCAAGGAGGCCGCCCGCCGTGCCGCCGTCGCCGCGTGGAAGCGACGTGGCGGGGTGGCCGCCGCCATCGGCGCGGTGCTGGTGGCCGCACCGATGGCCTTCATGGCCCCGGTCGCGGTGATGGGGGGAGCCGACACTCAGAACGTCTCGGCCTGCACCCCGCTGGGCAACGGCGGGGTGGGCCTGGGTGTCCCGCAGGGCAAGGCCATCACTGCCGCCAACCTGACCCAGGACCAGAGCGACAACGCCCGCGTCGTCGTCACCGTCGGCCAGCGAGCCGGGGTGCCCGTACAGGGCTTGGTCGTGGCCATTGCCACCACCCTCCAAGAGTCTGGGCTGCGGAACATCGACTACGGCGACCGCGACTCCCTGGGGCTCTTTCAGCAGCGTCCCTCGACCGGCTGGGGAACACCGGGTCAGGTCACCGATCCGGTACTGGCCTCCGAGGCGTTCTACGGCGTGGCCGCTCACACCAACAATCCCGGCCTGCTGGACATCAAGGGGTGGCAATCCATGAGCGTCACCCAGGCAGCGCAGGCGGTGCAGCGCAGCGGCTTTCCGACGGCCTATGCGAAATGGGAAGACGAGGCCCGCATCATCGTCGCCTCGGTCGGGGGCAGCAGCTCCACCGTGAACCCAGACACAGGAGCCACGGTTCCGGGGACCAGCGACGCACTCACCGCGGCCTGCAACCCGTCAGGGGGATCTCAGAGCGGGGTGGAGGTGGGGGCCGGCGGCTGGGTCGCCCCCCTGCCGACCCCGTTCGTCATCACCTCCGGCTTCGGCCCCCGTCGGTCACCGACGGCCGGAGCCAGCTCGGTGCACGCAGGCATCGACTTCGGCGTCCCGATCGGAACGCCCGTCTTCGCCGCCGCCGAGGGCACCGTGATCCGGGCAGGAGCGGCCTCGGGCTACGGCATCGCGGTCTACCTCCAGCACGCAGACGGCGTCATCACCCGCTACGGGCACCTGTCGCGCACCACCGTCAGCGTCGGGGACACCGTCACCGCCGGCCAGCAGATCGCCCTCAGCGGCAACACCGGGGTCAGCACCGGAGCGCACCTGCACTTCGAGGTGCGTCCTGGTGACGTCCCCACCAACCCCGTACCGTGGATGGCCAGCAAGGGGGTCACGCTGTGA
- a CDS encoding cold shock domain-containing protein, producing the protein MVKWFRAGKGTGAISSSELPPGRDAWVHLSMIEGPGPLTLEIGEAVDFEYEAAQQDSFDFRATRVQRVTADDVPVAGRPARSKGRSR; encoded by the coding sequence GTGGTCAAGTGGTTCCGAGCAGGGAAGGGCACCGGCGCCATCAGCAGTTCTGAGTTGCCCCCAGGGCGCGACGCGTGGGTGCACCTCAGCATGATCGAAGGACCGGGACCCCTCACTTTGGAGATCGGCGAGGCGGTGGACTTCGAGTACGAAGCCGCCCAGCAGGACAGCTTCGACTTCCGAGCCACCCGGGTCCAACGCGTCACCGCCGATGACGTGCCGGTAGCGGGCCGCCCGGCCCGCTCGAAAGGACGATCTCGGTGA
- a CDS encoding HD domain-containing protein, with amino-acid sequence MTELSRTIPRHDMSRPTRELGLEVIRSLSDPARAAAESLLAESLRDRWSHVQRVAATAGELADAVGLSQAERDLAVASAWLHDVGYAPALLRSLDSRCLGPTGFHPLDGAVYLYAEGWPDDLVGLVAHHSLADVEALHRGLEPELVQYPDRPGLVRDVLWVADLTSGPRGQRLTIDNAWPTWCCATAETIWSASAWW; translated from the coding sequence ATGACTGAACTCTCGCGCACCATCCCGCGACACGACATGTCCCGACCAACTCGAGAACTGGGTCTTGAGGTGATCCGCAGCCTTTCCGATCCCGCGCGTGCGGCGGCAGAATCTCTGCTAGCCGAATCCCTGCGTGATCGGTGGTCTCACGTTCAGAGGGTTGCAGCGACTGCCGGTGAGTTGGCGGACGCGGTCGGACTGTCTCAGGCCGAGCGCGACCTCGCGGTGGCTTCGGCGTGGCTGCACGACGTCGGCTACGCACCCGCCCTCCTGCGCTCGCTGGACTCACGCTGCCTCGGCCCCACCGGTTTCCACCCCCTCGACGGGGCCGTCTACCTGTACGCCGAGGGCTGGCCCGACGACCTTGTGGGCCTGGTCGCCCATCACTCCCTGGCGGACGTGGAGGCCCTGCACCGCGGCCTAGAACCCGAGCTTGTGCAGTACCCCGACCGTCCGGGACTGGTCCGCGACGTCCTGTGGGTTGCAGACCTGACCTCTGGTCCCCGAGGGCAGCGACTCACCATCGACAACGCCTGGCCGACGTGGTGCTGCGCTACGGCCGAGACCATCTGGTCAGCGAGTGCATGGTGGTAG
- a CDS encoding RNA polymerase sigma factor, translated as MADQAAPSDGALWRRAAAGDGDSFGVLFDRHAEAVHRYCARRTGSLDAADDLLSIVFLEAWRRREEVQLVDEVALPWLYGVAQRTVQRRWRTALRHRRALQRLPAVLATPDHADEVAARLDDEKHLAQLQEAFRRLRPAEQDVLTLCVWQGLDYASAAVALGVPVGTVRSRLSRARARLQAHVPPPGEALPGCAPAARPPAAPRSSTLAAPPTSTTAWEQS; from the coding sequence ATGGCAGACCAGGCCGCACCCAGTGACGGGGCGCTGTGGCGGCGGGCAGCGGCCGGAGACGGGGACAGCTTCGGAGTCCTCTTCGACCGTCACGCCGAGGCAGTACACCGCTACTGCGCCCGCCGCACCGGCTCCCTGGATGCCGCCGATGACCTGCTGTCCATCGTCTTCCTGGAAGCCTGGCGCCGGCGCGAGGAGGTGCAGCTCGTCGACGAAGTCGCACTGCCGTGGCTGTACGGAGTGGCTCAACGCACCGTGCAGCGGCGCTGGCGCACGGCCCTGCGTCACCGCCGCGCTCTGCAACGCCTACCTGCGGTGCTCGCCACTCCCGACCATGCCGATGAGGTCGCCGCCCGCCTCGATGATGAAAAGCACCTGGCTCAGCTGCAGGAAGCCTTCCGCCGACTGCGCCCTGCAGAGCAGGACGTCTTGACGCTGTGCGTGTGGCAGGGCTTGGACTACGCCTCGGCCGCGGTCGCCTTGGGCGTACCGGTCGGCACGGTGCGCTCGCGCCTGTCTCGCGCGCGAGCTCGACTGCAAGCCCACGTGCCACCCCCGGGCGAAGCCTTGCCGGGCTGCGCTCCCGCTGCGAGACCGCCAGCCGCGCCCCGCTCCTCCACCCTCGCAGCGCCCCCTACCTCCACCACCGCTTGGGAGCAGTCATGA